The DNA sequence GCATTTCGTCGATCTCGGCGCGACGCTTGAACGCCTCACGCACGCGGGCCAGCACCGCACCGGGATGGTCTTCCTTGATCACCCGGATCACTTCCCAGCCGCACCGCCGAATCCTCTCCAGCCGCCGGATGTCGTTGACGTAGATCGGCCGGCTGGTCCGATGCTGGTCACCGTCGTACTCGACCGCCAGCCGTAGCTGCCGCCACCCCATGTCGACGAACGCGAACGCCTCACCGGTCTCGTCGACGATCGGGATCTGCGTCTCCGGAATCGGGAAGCCGTCGTCGATTAGCAGCAGCCGCAGCCAGCTCTCCTTGAGGGACTCCGCGCCGGGATCGATCAGCGGCAGCAACTGCCGGAGTTGACGGACTCCGCGCACCGGTCCGTAGCGGTCCATCAGCGCCGTCACCTCGGATCGCTCGAACGGCGCCGCGCGCATCAGCGCGTCGAGCCTGCCCATGGCCGCGGCACGCTTCAGATAGCGGCCCATGTCGAAAGCGGTGCGCGCTCGCGTCGCCACCGGCAGGCCGTCGAGCGTGACCACCTCGTCGTCGGCGACCCGATCCATGCGCACCAGGAGCCCCGCCTGCTTGCGTCTCTCATGGACGAGGATCTCGATCGGTTCGTCGTCGTCGACCCAGTCGGCGCCGTGCCATGCCGATGCGGCGACCCCGGTGACCACGCCGGT is a window from the Mycolicibacterium litorale genome containing:
- a CDS encoding DUF559 domain-containing protein produces the protein MTEVFLGVEALGDGLPRSELRRWYRPIFRGVYIPKNATPTLRDRAVAAWLTSGRTGVVTGVAASAWHGADWVDDDEPIEILVHERRKQAGLLVRMDRVADDEVVTLDGLPVATRARTAFDMGRYLKRAAAMGRLDALMRAAPFERSEVTALMDRYGPVRGVRQLRQLLPLIDPGAESLKESWLRLLLIDDGFPIPETQIPIVDETGEAFAFVDMGWRQLRLAVEYDGDQHRTSRPIYVNDIRRLERIRRCGWEVIRVIKEDHPGAVLARVREAFKRRAEIDEMPESSRPMAPIRSFGRNETAA